The Rhopalosiphum maidis isolate BTI-1 chromosome 1, ASM367621v3, whole genome shotgun sequence genome has a segment encoding these proteins:
- the LOC113547917 gene encoding fatty acid-binding protein, muscle-like — MALILNKKYKLDSSENFDDYMKALGVGMVKRTLGNTATPVVELTKNNDGKFVLSSNSTMKNSSIVFNLDEEFDEETIDGRKVKSIISQDGNKLIHVQKYDKHNDTTIVREFEPDQLKMILTIDGITCTRIYKPID, encoded by the exons atggcTTTAATTCTCAATAAAAAGTACAAACTGGACTCCAGTGAAAATTTTGACGACTACATGAAAGCTTTGG GTGTGGGCATGGTAAAACGCACATTAGGTAACACCGCGACTCCAGTGGTGGAACTGACCAAAAACAACGACGGAAAATTCGTGTTGTCGTCAAACTCGACTATGAAAAACTCATCGATCGTTTTCAACCTCGACGAGGAATTCGACGAAGAGACGATCGACGGCCGAAAAGTTAAATCGATCATCAGCCAAGATGGAAACAAGCTGATTCACGTTCAGAAATACGACAAGCACAACGACACCACAATCGTCAGAGAATTCGAACCCGATCAATTGAAAATG atCCTAACTATCGACGGAATCACCTGCACCAGAATCTACAAGCCAAtcgattaa